A window of the Salinirubellus salinus genome harbors these coding sequences:
- a CDS encoding DUF7680 family protein yields MTSHPTPDADAPPTLGPEDETIGAGQFGSSVYGGRPTFALVRRDDAEGASLTLYELLPEAQASARRDRLQRGNPNRGLVTEAFESVFGESADPEVDRWEWDDWTAMKVTRLSESRLRSILPLVRETLRGADRDESVLTAGGAAEVFLPETVGVRLALGFLGVKPIQRVDRMRAFCRGIARMSDEECYYWHAKCRSPSSPNGEKALRTLLTDHI; encoded by the coding sequence ATGACGTCCCACCCTACCCCCGACGCAGACGCGCCACCAACGCTCGGCCCCGAAGATGAGACGATCGGAGCAGGCCAGTTCGGCAGTAGCGTCTACGGGGGCCGCCCAACCTTCGCGCTCGTCCGTCGTGACGACGCCGAGGGTGCATCGCTGACACTGTACGAACTACTGCCCGAGGCGCAGGCGTCCGCTCGTCGTGACCGTCTCCAGCGTGGTAACCCCAATCGGGGCCTCGTGACGGAAGCGTTCGAATCGGTGTTCGGAGAGTCAGCGGATCCAGAGGTCGACAGATGGGAGTGGGACGACTGGACGGCGATGAAAGTCACGCGGCTGTCTGAGAGTCGGCTCCGCTCTATCCTCCCGCTGGTACGGGAGACGCTCCGTGGGGCAGACCGAGATGAGTCTGTACTCACCGCTGGCGGTGCTGCCGAGGTGTTCCTCCCGGAGACCGTCGGCGTTCGATTGGCTCTGGGCTTCCTTGGTGTAAAGCCCATTCAGCGGGTTGACCGGATGCGGGCGTTCTGTCGTGGTATCGCGCGAATGAGCGACGAAGAGTGCTACTACTGGCACGCAAAGTGTCGTTCCCCGTCTTCACCGAACGGCGAAAAAGCACTACGAACGCTACTGACTGATCATATCTAA
- a CDS encoding DUF1156 domain-containing protein: MSENPIHDSEEDSSLKPLAIEGKLPLKTVGIENLREANPQYLPPHRYLHPWFARRPTPASRLAILASVLPQGIDSDDLLRWMQIGPNREVEGSLNEYVERKKATEDQRSGNLESHYGYPRPFTQSPTDSERAEIHEALREHWDGELPSVLDPTAGGGVIPYESLRYGLPTHANELNPVPSLILKVMLEYAPAVGDIESEVKRWAKKVDDRAKPRIQEYFPSTRESHTPDNYVCTYHVQCRSCGAEIPLVTKWWIRTRSDGIRVVVRPEILDDGTVEYEVIVNPDEEDLRGFDADNGPVSRGGDAECLRCGVVTEDDEVRERFNEGEFDYDVYCVRYLKSDGHHGFRSPNEADVEALDAARDRIQSDFELSTFLSTPIPEGNKTAEPRNFGINQWRELFSPRQLVCNYEYVDAINHFQPQIEEEHNQKTAEAILTLLTLSFSKLIDRNSRLADWDTSKGYPSRMFKGKNLAFKRVFTDNNISVGGVDFVSYVDKIYQSYGELVGYLPEGSDPANVSVGDAANLNQAEDSVSAVVVDPPYYSSIMYAELSDVFYVWMRELLDDVFPDIFRESLTDKENEAVANPDRFDGVAGNGSSKRDLANDSYERKMSEIFSELYRVLEPGGVMTVMFTHKETDAWDTLTMSLINSGFTITSTHPITSEMPQRAGMRESASADSTLLLTGRKPHQERDPENAVPTLWNDVKSDTRAAAKNAARDLIDSGLSLTKTDVIISAFGPTLRVFADAYPVVDDEDNEVPPRRALEEAREAVTQVLVDEYLEAEGIGDLDDITEWYILCWLVHESDTFSYDEGLQLGYGIGVDVDDIKRSTKTWRKSRGDMRLRGHADRVQNANEKPENRSSRIPVNPDDLSFGLALDKVHAAMHIYDVKGESACCDWLRERNFDSDSTFKATLQALLQVLPHDHEDWELARDLAVGRTRDVLDLDFSPNVFAEDNQQTQQTGIDDY, encoded by the coding sequence ATGAGTGAAAATCCAATTCACGACTCGGAGGAGGATTCGTCTCTGAAGCCTCTCGCCATCGAGGGGAAACTCCCGTTGAAAACGGTCGGCATTGAGAACCTGCGTGAAGCAAACCCACAGTATCTCCCTCCCCATAGGTATCTCCACCCTTGGTTCGCACGACGACCGACGCCGGCATCGCGGCTCGCTATTCTTGCTTCGGTGCTGCCCCAAGGCATCGATTCTGACGACCTGCTTCGCTGGATGCAAATTGGGCCCAACCGGGAGGTCGAGGGCAGTCTAAACGAATACGTAGAACGAAAGAAGGCGACCGAAGACCAACGAAGTGGGAACTTAGAAAGTCACTACGGGTATCCCCGTCCCTTCACCCAGTCTCCTACCGATTCAGAGAGAGCAGAGATTCACGAGGCGCTCCGTGAACACTGGGATGGTGAGCTTCCGTCGGTATTAGATCCAACCGCTGGGGGCGGTGTGATTCCGTATGAGTCTCTTCGATATGGACTTCCGACCCATGCAAACGAGCTCAACCCAGTACCGTCTCTGATTCTGAAAGTCATGCTGGAATATGCTCCAGCAGTAGGTGATATCGAGAGCGAGGTGAAACGCTGGGCAAAGAAAGTCGACGACAGGGCGAAGCCTCGAATTCAGGAATACTTCCCCAGCACCCGAGAAAGCCACACGCCCGATAACTACGTTTGCACGTACCACGTCCAATGCCGTTCGTGTGGAGCGGAAATTCCACTGGTGACCAAGTGGTGGATTCGAACCAGAAGCGATGGGATACGGGTAGTCGTTCGGCCCGAGATATTAGATGACGGAACGGTAGAGTACGAAGTCATCGTCAATCCAGATGAAGAGGATCTCCGTGGGTTTGATGCTGATAATGGCCCGGTCTCCAGAGGAGGCGATGCAGAATGCCTGAGGTGTGGGGTTGTAACTGAGGATGATGAGGTAAGAGAACGATTTAACGAAGGCGAATTTGACTACGATGTATATTGCGTCCGATATCTGAAAAGTGACGGCCACCATGGGTTCCGGTCACCAAATGAAGCTGATGTGGAAGCATTAGACGCCGCCCGAGATCGTATCCAATCTGATTTCGAGCTCTCGACATTCTTATCGACACCAATTCCGGAAGGGAACAAAACAGCAGAGCCTCGTAATTTCGGTATCAATCAATGGCGCGAGTTGTTCTCTCCACGACAGTTGGTATGTAATTACGAATATGTTGACGCTATAAATCACTTCCAGCCGCAGATTGAGGAAGAACATAATCAAAAGACTGCGGAGGCCATCCTTACACTGCTGACCCTCTCGTTCAGCAAATTGATCGACCGGAATAGTCGTTTGGCAGACTGGGACACGAGCAAAGGATATCCCAGCCGTATGTTCAAAGGCAAAAACCTCGCCTTCAAGCGGGTATTTACAGATAATAATATTTCGGTCGGTGGTGTCGACTTCGTCTCGTACGTCGACAAAATATATCAGTCGTATGGTGAACTTGTGGGCTATCTCCCCGAAGGCTCAGACCCAGCTAATGTTTCAGTCGGTGATGCTGCAAATCTGAACCAAGCTGAAGATAGTGTTAGTGCGGTCGTTGTAGATCCACCGTACTACAGCAGTATCATGTACGCCGAACTTTCGGACGTGTTCTACGTATGGATGCGCGAACTGCTTGATGATGTCTTCCCGGACATCTTCCGAGAGAGTCTCACTGATAAAGAGAACGAAGCTGTAGCGAATCCGGACCGCTTCGATGGCGTCGCTGGAAATGGTTCTTCAAAACGAGACCTCGCTAATGACTCCTACGAGCGAAAAATGAGCGAGATTTTCTCTGAACTCTATCGGGTCCTTGAACCGGGCGGCGTAATGACGGTGATGTTCACTCACAAGGAAACTGATGCCTGGGACACGCTGACGATGTCGCTCATCAACTCTGGGTTCACTATCACGTCAACGCACCCTATCACGAGCGAAATGCCTCAACGAGCAGGGATGCGCGAGAGTGCATCGGCAGATAGCACTCTCCTGCTAACGGGGCGCAAGCCGCACCAGGAGCGCGATCCAGAGAATGCAGTTCCGACGCTCTGGAACGACGTGAAATCAGACACACGAGCGGCCGCGAAGAACGCTGCACGCGATCTCATTGACTCGGGCCTAAGTCTCACCAAGACTGACGTGATTATCAGCGCGTTCGGTCCAACCCTCCGCGTCTTCGCTGACGCATATCCTGTTGTCGACGACGAAGACAACGAAGTACCTCCACGGCGTGCACTTGAGGAGGCGCGCGAAGCGGTTACTCAGGTCCTGGTCGACGAGTATCTCGAAGCAGAAGGAATCGGCGATCTTGACGATATCACGGAGTGGTACATCCTCTGCTGGCTCGTTCACGAATCGGATACATTCTCCTACGATGAGGGGCTTCAGCTCGGGTACGGTATCGGTGTCGACGTCGATGACATCAAGCGCAGCACGAAGACTTGGCGCAAAAGCAGGGGCGATATGAGACTCCGGGGGCACGCAGATCGTGTCCAGAACGCGAATGAAAAACCAGAGAACCGATCCAGCCGTATCCCGGTGAACCCTGACGACCTCTCGTTTGGGCTTGCTCTGGACAAGGTTCACGCTGCGATGCACATCTACGACGTGAAGGGAGAGAGCGCCTGCTGCGACTGGCTTCGTGAACGGAACTTCGACTCCGATTCGACGTTCAAAGCGACGCTTCAGGCTCTGCTTCAAGTTCTCCCTCACGACCACGAGGACTGGGAACTCGCCCGCGACCTCGCAGTCGGACGAACCCGAGACGTCCTCGACCTAGACTTCAGCCCGAACGTCTTCGCTGAAGACAACCAGCAGACCCAGCAGACAGGCATCGACGACTACTGA